One Carassius gibelio isolate Cgi1373 ecotype wild population from Czech Republic chromosome A7, carGib1.2-hapl.c, whole genome shotgun sequence DNA window includes the following coding sequences:
- the LOC128016852 gene encoding sal-like protein 1: MSRRKQAKPQHFQSDSQPVLTEHNGDTRTHPDDSPCKESGAHVCSRCCAEFFELSDLEQHQKNCTKNQLVLIVNENPVSPSGTFSPGTSPHNPDEQMNGTTNNTDQAELTDPLEQNVLDKEEAMDTEMSGVSAPHNDGSGRIAGGSPLSSVGSSHGALSSTGSNLGNSASLPQLGNLTELGNFSMINSNVIIENLQSTKVAVAQFSQETRAAGGQRVAVPALMEQLLALQQQQIHQLQLIEQIRHQILLLASQSPELQTPPNSSPVTLGSGTSPLTTLSSHLSQQLAAAAGLAQSIASQSASISSLKQMANVVQLPQNSSSVGESSQNLGSSGPVTVNAQPSDKRPGNAGSLHPQLGNPSIAKSSTPAFAMGSLLNPVANTLLPQSPPGNPIFSSALPSVGTTVEDLNSLAALAQQRKGKPPNVSSFEPKSSSEDTFFKHKCRFCGKVFGSDSALQIHLRSHTGERPYKCNICGNRFSTRGNLKVHFQRHKEKYPHIQMNPYPVPEHLDNIPTSTGIPYGMSMPPEKPVTSWLDSKPVLSTLTSSVGMLLPPTIPSLPPFIKKEDNNSVAISSPSHSAKSDSGPADAAMKNTDSLYEEGESTTLPTSNEKVEEINRSSGLMTNMSSAVEGTIEYTTSNSPPMATNPLMPLMSEQFKAKFPFGGLLDPLQGSETSKLQQLVENIDRKVTDPNECVICHRVLSCHSALKMHYRTHTGERPFKCKVCGRAFTTKGNLKTHYSVHRAMPPLRVQHSCPICQKKFTNAVVLQQHIRMHMGGQIPNTPLPDNYPESMGSDAGSFDERNFDDLDNFSDDNMEGIEDGPDSSIPDTPKSADASQDSLCSSPTPQESLIMDNQEKRANQGAEDEVYFDQGKSVENGVMEGDRLTNDSSSLGGDIESQSAGSPAVSESTFSMQAPSPSNGTIQQQKSPSLEDRQQRALLLDHISVGLMQSHSVSPGALDLTSVNSSKDPLSMLFPFRDRGTLKNTACDICGKTFACQSALDIHYRSHTKERPFICTVCNRGFSTRGNLKQHMLTHQMRDLPSQLFEPNTSLASSPTPSLLSVGPLSSMMKTEVNGFLHGLQPEVKDLPSSLVTSSASTSPVLSTAPPRRMPKQHYCTTCGKTFSSSSALQIHERTHTGEKPFACTICGRAFTTKGNLKVHMGTHMWNSAPARRGRRLSIDGPIAFLGTNPVKFPELFQKDLTGRAGNGDPTSFWNQYAAAFSNGLAMKTNEISVIQNGGLPPPLSGSVGNGGSSPIGGLTGSMEKLHNSEPNPSLAGLEKMANTENGTHFRFTRFMEDKEIVTN; encoded by the exons ATGTCGCGGAGGAAACAAGCGAAGCCGCAGCATTTCCAGTCCGACTCGCAGCCGGTCCTAACCGAGCACAATG GGGACACAAGGACCCACCCGGACGACTCCCCCTGTAAAGAATCGGGTGCCCATGTCTGCAGCAGATGTTGCGCAGAGTTCTTTGAACTATCGGATCTTGAGCAACACCAGAAGAATTGCACTAAGAATCAATTAGTTCTAATCGTGAATGAAAATCCAGTGTCGCCTTCCGGAACCTTCTCCCCAGGCACCTCTCCTCATAATCCTGATGAGCAGATGAATGGTACAACTAATAACACAGATCAAGCAGAGTTGACTGACCCTTTGGAGCAGAACGTACTTGACAAAGAGGAAGCCATGGACACTGAGATGTCAGGAGTCTCTGCACCCCATAATGATGGGAGTGGACGTATTGCAGGTGGCAGCCCACTCAGTAGTGTTGGAAGCAGCCATGGAGCTCTGAGCAGCACTGGGTCCAATCTGGGGAACTCTGCCTCACTACCTCAGCTGGGTAACTTGACTGAGCTGGGCAATTTTTCCATGATCAACAGCAACGTCATTATTGAAAACCTACAAAGCACCAAAGTGGCTGTGGCTCAGTTTTCTCAAGAGACCAGAGCAGCAGGGGGGCAAAGGGTGGCTGTGCCAGCCCTCATGGAGCAGCTTCTGgccctacagcagcagcagattCATCAGCTACAGCTCATAGAGCAGATTCGTCACCAGATTCTTCTGCTAGCCTCACAGTCACCTGAGCTCCAAACACCGCCTAATTCTTCCCCTGTGACTTTAGGTTCAGGCACTAGCCCACTAACCACTCTTAGTTCCCATTTATCTCAACAGTTGGCAGCTGCTGCAGGGTTAGCACAGAGCATAGCTAGCCAGTCTGCAAGCATTAGCAGTTTGAAACAGATGGCTAATGTTGTGCAGTTACCTCAGAACAGTTCCAGTGTGGGAGAGTCATCTCAAAACCTTGGATCATCAGGGCCAGTTACAGTTAATGCCCAACCTTCAGACAAAAGGCCAGGTAATGCAGGAAGCTTGCATCCACAGTTAGGAAATCCATCAATTGCAAAGTCATCCACACCAGCCTTTGCAATGGGAAGCCTTTTGAATCCTGTGGCTAATACCCTTCTACCTCAGTCCCCCCCAGGCAACCCAATATTTTCCAGTGCATTGCCCAGTGTCGGTACTACAGTTGAGGATCTCAACTCACTGGCTGCACTTGCTCAGCAAAGAAAAGGCAAGCCACCTAATGTCTCTTCTTTCGAACCGAAGAGTAGTTCTGAGGATACATTTTTCAAGCATAAGTGCAGGTTTTGTGGCAAGGTGTTTGGTAGTGACAGTGCTTTGCAGATTCACTTACGTTCTCACACAGGTGAGAGACCATACAAATGCAACATATGTGGCAACCGGTTTTCCACCCGTGGTAACTTGAAAGTTCATTTTCAGCGTCATAAAGAGAAGTATCCACACATTCAGATGAACCCATATCCTGTCCCAGAGCATCTAGACAATATTCCTACGAGTACTGGCATTCCCTATGGTATGTCTATGCCTCCTGAGAAGCCAGTAACTAGCTGGCTGGATAGTAAACCTGTTCTGTCCACTCTGACATCTTCTGTTGGCATGTTACTTCCACCAACTATACCAAGCCTGCCTCCATTCATCAAGAAGGAAGATAATAACTCAGTGGCTATAAGCAGCCCTTCTCATTCTGCTAAAAGCGACTCAGGTCCTGCTGATGCAGCCATGAAGAACACAGATAGTCTGTATGAAGAAGGTGAGAGCACAACCCTGCCTACCTCAAATGAAAAAGTTGAAGAAATCAACCGTTCATCTGGTTTAATGACAAACATGAGCTCTGCGGTAGAGGGTACCATTGAGTACACCACCTCCAACAGCCCCCCAATGGCCACTAACCCACTCATGCCCCTGATGTCAGAACAGTTCAAAGCTAAGTTTCCTTTTGGGGGTCTCCTTGATCCTCTCCAAGGTTCAGAAACATCTAAGCTTCAGCAACTCGTTGAGAACATTGACAGGAAAGTGACAGACCCTAATGAGTGTGTTATCTGCCACCGTGTTCTTAGTTGCCATAGTGCACTCAAAATGCACTACCGCACACACACCGGGGAGAGGCCTTTCAAATGTAAAGTGTGTGGTCGTGCCTTCACCACCAAGGGCAACCTCAAGACTCATTACAGTGTCCATCGAGCTATGCCGCCCCTGAGGGTCCAGCATTCTTGTCCTATTTGCCAGAAGAAGTTCACAAATGCTGTTGTACTTCAGCAGCACATTCGCATGCACATGGGTGGACAGATCCCTAACACCCCTCTTCCTGACAACTATCCAGAATCCATGGGATCAGATGCTGGTTCCTTTGATGAGAGAAACTTTGATGATCTTGACAACTTCTCTGATGATAACATGGAAGGAATCGAGGATGGACCAGACAGCAGCATTCCAGACACACCAAAGTCAGCTGATGCATCTCAAGACAGCCTCTGTTCATCCCCTACTCCACAAGAGTCTTTAATCATGGATAACCAGGAGAAGAGGGCCAACCAGGGAGCAGAAGATGAAGTGTACTTTGATCAAGGAAAATCAGTGGAGAACGGAGTAATGGAAGGAGATAGACTCACAAATGACTCCTCTTCACTTGGAGGTGACATAGAAAGCCAAAGTGCTGGAAGTCCAGCTGTCTCTGAATCTACCTTTTCCATGCAAGCTCCATCACCCTCTAATGGTACTATCCAACAGCAAAAGTCTCCTAGTCTGGAGGATCGGCAGCAGAGGGCATTGCTATTGGACCACATCAGTGTGGGTCTCATGCAGTCTCATTCTGTCAGTCCTGGAGCTCTGGATCTTACTTCAGTTAACTCATCGAAAGATCCTCTTAGTATGCTTTTCCCCTTCCGTGATCGAGGCACCTTGAAGAATACAGCATGTGACATCTGTGGGAAAACATTTGCCTGCCAGAGTGCCTTGGACATCCATTACCGAAGCCATACCAAAGAGAGACCATTCATTTGCACAGTATGCAACCGGGGCTTTTCCACAAGGGGGAACTTGAAGCAACATATGCTGACTCACCAGATGCGAGATTTGCCCTCCCAGCTCTTTGAGCCCAACACCAGTCTTGCCTCCAGCCCAACTCCATCCCTTCTGTCTGTTGGACCTTTGTCCTCTATGATGAAGACTGAGGTCAACGGCTTTCTGCATGGTCTTCAACCTGAAGTAAAAGACTTGCCCTCCTCACTGGTGACCTCATCTGCTTCCACCTCTCCAGTACTTTCGACTGCCCCACCACGGAGGATGCCTAAGCAGCACTACTGTACCACTTGTGGGAAGACATTTTCCTCATCCAGTGCTCTGCAAATCCATGAGAGAACCCATACGGGAGAAAAGCCCTTTGCTTGCACTATCTGTGGACGAGCATTTACCACCAAAGGAAATCTCAAG GTGCATATGGGTACCCACATGTGGAACAGTGCTCCTGCACGACGTGGTCGCAGGCTTTCAATAGATGGTCCAATAGCTTTCCTTGGCACCAACCCAGTAAAGTTCCCTGAGCTCTTCCAAAAGGACCTAACTGGTAGGGCTGGAAACGGAGACCCAACAAGCTTTTGGAATCAGTATGCTGCTGCTTTCTCTAATGGCCTGGCCATGAAGACCAACGAGATCTCTGTAATCCAGAATGGAGGCCTGCCCCCTCCACTGTCAGGGAGTGTGGGCAATGGAGGCAGTTCTCCGATCGGAGGTTTGACAGGCAGCATGGAAAAGCTGCATAACTCTGAGCCCAATCCTTCTCTGGCTGGCCTAGAAAAAATGGCCAACACAGAGAATGGGACTCATTTCCGCTTCACACGCTTCATGGAGGACAAGGAGATAGTGACCAACTAG